A portion of the uncultured Draconibacterium sp. genome contains these proteins:
- a CDS encoding AAA family ATPase, which translates to MGKIISLANQKGGVGKTTTTINLAASLAVLEQKVLIIDADPQANATSGLGFDLRNVQSSIYECIVNEIEAEKAVLHTGIDNLDLIPSHIDLVGAEIEMLNLPNREKVLKSALETLKDKYDFIFIDCSPSLGLITVNALTASDSVIIPVQCEYFALEGLGKLLNTIKIIQNRLNPELSIEGFLLTMYDGRLNLSNQVLEEVKHHFQEMVFDTVIQRNVKLSEAPSYGKPVVLYDASSKGAINHMNLAREILQRNAMTKMSKDNVVIN; encoded by the coding sequence ATGGGAAAAATAATTTCGTTAGCAAACCAGAAAGGGGGAGTTGGTAAAACAACCACAACAATTAATCTGGCTGCAAGTCTTGCAGTACTTGAACAAAAAGTGCTGATTATTGACGCCGATCCACAGGCAAATGCAACCTCGGGACTGGGTTTCGATTTAAGGAATGTACAGTCGAGCATTTACGAATGTATTGTAAATGAGATTGAAGCCGAAAAAGCGGTTTTACACACCGGAATCGACAACCTCGATTTAATTCCTTCTCACATCGATTTGGTGGGTGCTGAAATTGAAATGCTAAATCTGCCTAACCGCGAGAAAGTACTAAAATCAGCATTGGAAACCTTAAAAGACAAATACGATTTTATTTTTATCGATTGCTCACCATCATTGGGATTGATTACTGTAAATGCCCTTACTGCGTCTGATTCGGTAATTATTCCTGTTCAGTGCGAATATTTTGCATTGGAAGGACTTGGAAAACTTTTGAATACCATCAAAATCATTCAAAACCGATTGAATCCGGAATTGAGTATCGAAGGATTCCTGCTCACTATGTACGATGGCCGTTTAAACCTGTCGAACCAGGTTTTAGAAGAGGTAAAACACCACTTCCAGGAAATGGTTTTCGACACCGTAATTCAGCGTAACGTAAAATTAAGTGAAGCACCAAGCTACGGAAAACCGGTGGTACTTTACGATGCCAGCTCGAAAGGAGCGATAAACCACATGAACCTGGCGCGCGAAATATTACAGCGCAATGCCATGACTAAAATGTCGAAAGACAATGTTGTTATAAATTAA
- the cmk gene encoding (d)CMP kinase codes for MNERKIIIAIDGHSSCGKSTMAKSLAQRLGYVYIDTGAMYRVVTLVALRNGWIEDKIPDTQKVIDSLKDIKITFKWDEEAGKNTTFLNGENVEDEIRQLAVSENVSPISTIAEVRHEMVRQQRENGKNKGIVMDGRDIGTVVFPDAELKIFMTASPEIRAQRRYLELTEKGDNVSFDEILANVEGRDKIDSTRAVSPLKQANDALILDNSELTREQQLDWAVKKVKEITEEK; via the coding sequence ATGAACGAAAGAAAGATTATCATCGCCATCGATGGCCATTCGTCTTGCGGTAAAAGCACCATGGCAAAGTCACTTGCCCAGCGCTTGGGCTACGTTTATATCGACACCGGGGCCATGTATCGTGTGGTAACGCTGGTTGCCCTTCGTAACGGATGGATTGAAGATAAAATTCCCGACACGCAAAAAGTAATTGATAGTTTGAAAGACATAAAAATCACTTTTAAATGGGATGAAGAAGCCGGGAAAAACACTACTTTCCTGAATGGCGAAAACGTGGAGGACGAGATTCGGCAGTTGGCAGTTTCGGAGAATGTAAGCCCGATTAGTACCATTGCCGAAGTGCGCCACGAAATGGTGCGCCAGCAACGCGAAAACGGCAAAAACAAAGGCATTGTAATGGATGGCCGCGATATTGGCACAGTTGTTTTCCCCGATGCCGAGCTAAAGATATTTATGACCGCCTCGCCCGAAATTCGTGCGCAGCGTCGCTACCTTGAACTCACTGAAAAAGGTGACAACGTTAGTTTCGATGAGATTCTGGCAAATGTTGAAGGACGCGATAAGATCGATTCTACACGCGCCGTAAGTCCCTTAAAACAAGCCAACGACGCGCTTATTCTTGATAATAGTGAACTAACGCGCGAACAACAATTGGACTGGGCCGTTAAGAAAGTAAAAGAAATTACTGAAGAAAAATGA
- a CDS encoding 4-hydroxy-3-methylbut-2-enyl diphosphate reductase: MIVEIDRRSGFCFGVINAIKAAEDELKESKQLYCLGDIVHNGMEVERLERMGLKSISKEEFFTLSNCKVLIRAHGEPPETYEYAKANNVELIDATCPVVLTLQEKVKSSYSKHSQIEGQVVIYGKKGHAEIEGLNGQTNHNAIIIESIADVDKIDKSRPVSLYSQTTKRIEDFHAIAKKVHETTDPGVPVEIKDTICRQVSNRVPNLKKFAERFDMILFVAGRKSSNGQYLYTICKEVNDDSYFISNLEEIKKEWFDGVKSVGICGATSTPNWLMEDVEKWIHANFD; the protein is encoded by the coding sequence ATGATTGTTGAGATAGATAGAAGATCGGGATTTTGTTTTGGCGTGATCAACGCAATCAAAGCAGCAGAGGATGAGTTGAAGGAATCGAAACAATTGTATTGTTTGGGCGATATCGTTCACAACGGAATGGAAGTAGAACGCCTTGAGAGAATGGGATTAAAATCGATCTCGAAGGAGGAGTTTTTTACCCTCAGCAATTGCAAGGTTTTAATACGTGCCCACGGCGAGCCACCGGAAACTTACGAATATGCCAAAGCCAACAATGTAGAACTGATTGATGCAACTTGCCCGGTAGTTTTAACGCTACAGGAGAAAGTAAAAAGTTCGTATTCCAAACATTCGCAAATTGAAGGACAAGTGGTTATTTACGGTAAAAAAGGACATGCCGAAATTGAAGGGCTTAACGGGCAAACAAACCACAATGCAATTATTATTGAAAGCATTGCTGATGTGGATAAAATCGATAAAAGCCGTCCGGTTTCGCTTTACTCGCAAACTACCAAGCGAATTGAAGATTTTCATGCAATTGCCAAAAAAGTGCACGAAACTACCGATCCCGGGGTTCCGGTAGAAATAAAAGATACCATTTGCCGACAAGTTTCAAACCGGGTGCCTAACCTGAAAAAGTTTGCCGAGCGTTTTGATATGATCCTTTTTGTTGCCGGGCGAAAAAGCTCCAACGGACAATACCTGTACACCATTTGCAAAGAAGTAAACGACGATTCGTATTTCATTTCAAATCTTGAGGAAATTAAGAAGGAATGGTTTGATGGTGTTAAGTCGGTGGGTATTTGCGGAGCTACCTCAACACCAAACTGGCTAATGGAAGATGTGGAAAAATGGATCCACGCCAACTTCGATTAA
- the porQ gene encoding type IX secretion system protein PorQ: MKRKIYVLILFSLLFLTGKAQIGGEYTYQFLELTNSARIAALGGTQIAIYDSSDLNLPYTNPALLHEDMDNRVLVNYVNYLADVNYGYASYAKTYNGIGNFAVGMHYINYGQFDEATEAGELTGATFKAAEYALNLIYSNSYKRLNYGINVKPILSSFETYQSFGIAADLGASFASKDGYTNVALVFRNIGTQISTYYDGADKERIPLNIQAGISRRLQHAPLIFSATLQHLNHWDLASSDEEKEFNGETIHQREESFAKQTMRHLVLGAEILPSENFTLRVGYNYQRRQELKFDDKASTVGFSAGFGLKIKRFHFDYAISRFHLAGSSNLFSVSVNLNNNF, translated from the coding sequence ATGAAGCGAAAAATATACGTATTAATTTTATTCAGCTTATTATTCTTAACCGGGAAAGCACAGATAGGTGGTGAATACACTTACCAGTTTCTGGAGCTCACCAACTCGGCACGTATTGCAGCTTTGGGAGGTACTCAAATTGCCATTTACGATTCAAGCGACCTGAACCTGCCTTACACCAATCCGGCACTACTGCACGAAGATATGGACAACCGTGTTTTGGTGAATTACGTAAATTATCTTGCCGATGTAAATTATGGTTATGCCTCATACGCCAAGACCTACAACGGAATTGGCAATTTTGCCGTGGGAATGCACTATATAAATTACGGACAGTTTGACGAAGCTACGGAAGCCGGAGAACTAACCGGCGCCACTTTTAAAGCGGCAGAATACGCCCTTAACCTCATTTATTCGAACAGCTACAAACGACTGAATTACGGTATAAATGTAAAACCCATTTTATCCTCTTTCGAAACTTATCAATCGTTTGGAATTGCTGCCGATTTGGGCGCCAGCTTTGCCAGTAAAGACGGCTATACCAACGTAGCACTGGTATTTCGCAATATCGGAACACAGATTTCAACCTACTACGATGGAGCCGACAAAGAGCGTATTCCGCTAAATATTCAGGCCGGAATAAGTAGGCGTTTGCAACATGCTCCTTTAATTTTTTCGGCCACCTTGCAGCACCTTAACCATTGGGACTTGGCCTCAAGCGATGAAGAAAAGGAATTTAACGGCGAAACGATCCACCAGCGCGAAGAGAGTTTTGCAAAACAAACCATGCGCCATTTGGTGTTGGGAGCAGAAATACTTCCTTCGGAGAATTTTACCTTACGAGTTGGCTATAATTACCAGCGTCGTCAGGAATTAAAATTCGACGACAAGGCTTCAACCGTTGGCTTTTCTGCCGGATTTGGATTAAAAATCAAACGTTTTCATTTTGATTATGCCATTTCCCGCTTCCATTTGGCCGGCTCATCAAACCTGTTTTCAGTGTCGGTTAACCTGAACAATAATTTCTAA
- a CDS encoding aldo/keto reductase — protein MKKTSRKSLTLAKTRTLHDIQIMKNLLLNDGNKLPIIGFGTYKSNEQEGIEAVSFALQNGYRLIDTAAFYFNEEAVGKGIKASGVPREEVIVTTKLWRDYLGYESTKRELEKSLKKLDLDYIDLYLIHWPANSRNYNDWQNANADTWRAMEELQAEGKIKSIGVSNFWQEHFDALFKTANVKPAVNQIEFHPGYWQPELTAFCKKHNIAIEAWSPLARGRVFDNETLQQIAKNHQQSIAKVCLRWITQHDVIVIPKSTTNERILDNLELFDFELTQEEMSLIDNLPEMGFSGELPDIWPERLPLT, from the coding sequence ATGAAGAAAACCAGCAGAAAATCTCTAACTTTAGCAAAAACACGAACACTGCACGATATACAGATTATGAAGAACTTACTTTTAAACGACGGGAACAAGCTACCAATTATTGGTTTTGGCACTTATAAATCAAACGAGCAAGAAGGAATTGAGGCAGTAAGTTTTGCCTTGCAAAATGGTTATCGATTAATTGACACGGCTGCCTTTTACTTTAACGAAGAAGCCGTTGGCAAAGGAATAAAAGCCAGTGGTGTTCCGCGCGAAGAAGTTATTGTAACCACTAAATTGTGGCGTGATTACCTGGGATATGAATCAACCAAGAGAGAGCTGGAAAAATCATTAAAAAAGTTGGATCTCGATTATATCGACCTGTACCTGATTCACTGGCCGGCAAACTCGCGAAACTATAACGACTGGCAGAATGCCAATGCCGACACCTGGCGCGCCATGGAAGAGCTGCAAGCCGAAGGAAAGATTAAATCGATTGGGGTAAGTAATTTCTGGCAAGAACATTTTGATGCATTGTTTAAAACCGCCAATGTAAAACCCGCTGTTAACCAAATTGAGTTTCACCCGGGCTACTGGCAACCGGAATTAACGGCTTTTTGTAAAAAACATAACATTGCCATTGAAGCCTGGTCGCCACTGGCACGCGGACGCGTTTTCGATAACGAAACCTTGCAGCAAATTGCAAAAAACCATCAGCAATCCATCGCAAAAGTTTGTTTGCGCTGGATTACACAACACGATGTTATTGTTATTCCAAAATCAACCACAAACGAGCGGATTCTTGACAATCTGGAGTTGTTCGATTTTGAACTAACTCAGGAAGAAATGAGTTTGATAGATAATCTGCCGGAAATGGGATTTAGCGGGGAATTGCCTGACATTTGGCCGGAGAGACTTCCACTAACATAG
- a CDS encoding bifunctional ADP-heptose synthase: MNKAEVNEIFERFSKMRAIVIGDAMVDTYLWGKVDRLSPEAPVPIVSVTTRENRLGGAANVSRNIQALGATPILFAVVGDDDNGKEFQNLLEKRNVSAEGIFIDPTRNTTVKNRIISSGKQIVRVDEESIEYISAEMEAKLINAIKTEIESNPVDVIVFVDYDKGVVTPNLFKTINDLAREKGIPTAVDPKKRNFRNYKNVSLFKPNFKEFVDGTGLPLLKGDLESLKEAAETFKKEMQLKLIFITLSELGVFISNGVKEQYYPVAIRDIADVSGAGDTVIGVASLAMAAGLPPKIMALMSNLAGGLVCEKVGVVPIDQTQLKKEMKSQKI; encoded by the coding sequence GTGAACAAAGCAGAAGTAAACGAAATATTCGAACGATTTTCAAAAATGCGAGCCATAGTAATTGGCGACGCAATGGTTGACACCTATCTTTGGGGAAAAGTTGATCGCTTATCACCTGAGGCTCCGGTACCAATCGTATCCGTTACAACACGCGAAAACCGTCTTGGAGGTGCGGCAAATGTGTCGCGCAATATTCAGGCTTTGGGTGCTACACCAATTTTATTTGCAGTGGTTGGCGACGACGATAACGGAAAGGAGTTTCAGAACCTTTTAGAAAAACGTAATGTTTCTGCCGAAGGAATTTTTATCGATCCCACAAGAAACACAACGGTAAAAAACCGGATTATCAGTTCAGGAAAACAAATTGTTCGCGTTGATGAAGAATCGATTGAATACATTTCTGCCGAAATGGAAGCGAAACTGATAAACGCAATTAAAACTGAAATTGAATCAAACCCTGTTGATGTAATTGTATTTGTTGACTACGACAAAGGAGTGGTTACACCAAATCTGTTCAAAACCATTAACGATTTGGCGCGGGAAAAAGGCATTCCAACGGCTGTTGACCCGAAGAAACGAAACTTTAGAAATTACAAGAATGTTTCGCTCTTCAAACCCAACTTCAAGGAGTTTGTTGACGGCACCGGATTACCACTGCTGAAAGGCGATTTGGAAAGCCTGAAAGAAGCTGCTGAGACCTTTAAAAAGGAAATGCAATTGAAGCTGATTTTTATAACACTTTCAGAACTGGGCGTTTTTATCAGCAACGGAGTAAAAGAACAGTATTATCCGGTTGCAATTCGCGATATTGCTGATGTTTCAGGCGCCGGCGACACAGTTATTGGAGTAGCCAGTTTGGCAATGGCAGCAGGGCTTCCACCCAAAATAATGGCACTCATGTCGAACCTGGCAGGAGGATTGGTTTGCGAGAAAGTTGGGGTTGTTCCAATTGATCAAACGCAGCTGAAAAAAGAGATGAAATCTCAAAAAATTTAA
- a CDS encoding YkgJ family cysteine cluster protein, which translates to MATKMNINYKTPEELKLLTDKSRPETSVLLKKLKKKKPKRLDDVVHELHYEAFDNFDCLDCANCCKTIGPRLIVKDIERLAKHLKMKLPDFTEQYIRIDEDGDYVFKEHPCPFLMSDNYCMVYESRPKACREYPHTDRKRFYQILDLSHKNCETCPVVLEVFEELKKENF; encoded by the coding sequence ATGGCTACCAAAATGAACATCAACTACAAAACACCAGAAGAATTAAAACTGCTAACCGACAAAAGCAGGCCGGAAACCAGCGTTTTGCTGAAAAAGCTAAAAAAGAAAAAGCCAAAGCGACTTGACGATGTGGTGCATGAGCTACATTACGAAGCGTTTGATAATTTTGATTGCTTAGATTGTGCCAACTGCTGCAAAACTATTGGCCCACGCCTTATAGTTAAAGACATTGAGCGACTGGCCAAACACCTGAAAATGAAATTGCCCGATTTTACGGAGCAATACATACGAATTGACGAAGACGGCGACTATGTTTTTAAGGAACACCCCTGCCCTTTTCTGATGTCCGACAACTATTGTATGGTGTACGAAAGCCGCCCAAAAGCCTGCCGCGAATACCCGCACACCGACCGTAAACGTTTTTATCAGATTCTTGACCTGTCGCATAAAAACTGCGAAACCTGCCCGGTGGTGCTGGAAGTTTTTGAAGAGCTGAAGAAGGAAAATTTCTAA
- the priA gene encoding primosomal protein N', producing MPELFAQVILPLSLHDSFTYQVPALLANEIATGKRVIVQFGKKKLYAALVISLSDKKPEDIEVKEVLEILDEHPIIFPVNFKLWQWLSQYYCCTLGDVFRAALPTGLKLESKSKLFLTGVDEPVNLTPKEELIIRQLQEDVSQLSDIEHKLGTEFSYQALRSLLDKKVVYAEEKISSKYKPKTESFIKLHGSISSEKMLQEKAESLKRAKKQQELLFHFCAITNVFSDEQITEIPKKELLSGTAFSGNLVKELVKKKILTEHHKQVSRLEEEKIEQVSINLLNKHQAKAYEEIKTSFETQQVTLIHGITASGKTEIYIHLIDEIIKTGRQALYLVPEIALTTQIVKRLKNVFGNKVGIYHSKLNSQERVEIWEKVLQFNDTPKEGYQVVLGARSAVFLPFSKLGIVIVDEEHENSFKQFDPAPRYNARDMAVVLGYQNDAKVLLGSATPSFESYYNALKNKYGLVNLTKRHSEMELPEIMVADIKRAYKRKQMRSFLTPELFEMMETALEKNEQVILFQNRRGYSPYVECFTCGDIPKCRNCDVSLTYHKYKRRLSCHYCGFSYQLPDKCDNCGSPELKTRGYGTEKIEDELKSLFRNARIARMDLDTTQSKNAFAKIVKNLEERKTNILVGTQMVTKGLDFEHVSVVGILNADNLINFPDFRAHERAYQLISQVAGRAGRKHKQGKVVIQTSQPDHPLIELIREQNYQATLKEQFEERQLFKYPPFYRLVKIVIKHKNVQTVDRAANQLAQQLRKHKQLLVMGPEYPLISRIQLWHHKEIWIKIDRKLNLDLVKKEITAAVKAVKHLSANSSCVFNIDVDPA from the coding sequence ATGCCTGAACTTTTTGCACAAGTAATATTACCACTGTCGTTGCACGATAGCTTTACCTACCAAGTACCGGCATTGCTTGCAAACGAGATTGCTACGGGGAAACGGGTAATTGTGCAGTTTGGCAAAAAGAAATTGTATGCGGCTTTGGTTATCTCGCTTTCGGATAAAAAACCGGAAGATATTGAGGTGAAAGAAGTGCTTGAAATCCTTGATGAACATCCCATAATTTTTCCGGTAAACTTTAAACTTTGGCAATGGCTGTCGCAATATTATTGCTGCACGCTTGGCGACGTATTCCGGGCAGCACTGCCAACCGGCTTAAAACTTGAAAGCAAATCGAAACTGTTTTTAACAGGAGTTGACGAACCGGTAAACCTGACTCCGAAAGAAGAATTAATTATCCGGCAGTTGCAGGAAGATGTCTCGCAACTTTCGGATATTGAGCACAAACTGGGAACCGAATTTTCGTACCAGGCATTGCGCTCTTTGTTGGATAAAAAGGTGGTTTATGCCGAGGAAAAAATCAGCAGTAAGTACAAACCAAAAACCGAGTCTTTCATAAAACTACACGGAAGCATTTCTTCCGAAAAAATGCTTCAGGAAAAGGCAGAATCACTAAAACGTGCAAAAAAACAGCAGGAATTGCTTTTTCATTTTTGCGCCATCACCAATGTTTTTTCCGATGAACAGATAACTGAAATACCCAAAAAAGAATTACTGTCCGGCACTGCTTTTTCGGGTAATTTGGTGAAAGAACTGGTAAAGAAGAAAATTCTAACAGAACACCATAAACAAGTCTCGCGGCTGGAAGAAGAAAAAATAGAGCAGGTGAGCATTAACCTGCTGAACAAACATCAGGCAAAGGCATACGAGGAAATAAAAACCAGTTTCGAAACGCAGCAGGTTACATTGATTCACGGAATTACGGCCAGCGGAAAAACCGAAATTTACATCCATCTAATCGATGAGATAATTAAAACCGGAAGACAGGCATTATACCTTGTCCCTGAAATTGCACTTACAACGCAAATTGTAAAACGACTGAAAAACGTATTTGGCAACAAAGTGGGTATTTACCACTCGAAACTAAACAGCCAGGAACGTGTGGAAATTTGGGAGAAAGTGTTGCAATTCAACGATACTCCCAAAGAAGGTTACCAGGTAGTTTTGGGTGCACGTTCAGCAGTGTTCTTGCCATTTTCAAAACTGGGAATTGTAATAGTTGACGAGGAGCATGAAAACTCCTTTAAACAGTTTGATCCGGCACCGCGCTACAACGCCCGCGACATGGCCGTGGTATTGGGTTACCAAAACGATGCAAAAGTTTTATTGGGTTCGGCAACACCTTCGTTCGAGTCGTATTACAACGCATTAAAAAACAAATACGGCCTGGTAAACCTAACGAAGCGCCACTCCGAAATGGAGCTTCCCGAAATTATGGTTGCCGACATAAAACGCGCCTACAAACGCAAACAAATGCGCTCGTTTTTAACGCCCGAGCTTTTCGAAATGATGGAAACGGCGCTGGAGAAAAACGAGCAGGTTATTCTTTTTCAAAACCGGCGTGGATATTCGCCTTACGTTGAATGTTTTACCTGCGGCGATATTCCCAAATGCCGTAATTGCGATGTAAGTCTCACCTACCACAAATACAAACGAAGATTGAGTTGCCACTACTGCGGATTCAGCTATCAGCTTCCCGACAAATGTGATAATTGCGGTTCGCCCGAGTTAAAAACGCGTGGTTACGGAACCGAGAAGATTGAGGACGAGCTGAAATCGCTGTTCCGAAATGCACGAATTGCACGCATGGATTTGGACACCACGCAATCGAAAAATGCATTTGCCAAAATTGTTAAGAACCTGGAAGAGCGCAAAACAAACATCCTTGTTGGAACACAAATGGTAACCAAAGGACTGGACTTTGAACATGTGAGTGTTGTAGGAATTTTAAATGCCGACAACCTTATCAATTTCCCCGATTTTAGGGCACACGAACGTGCTTACCAACTAATTTCGCAGGTGGCGGGCCGTGCCGGGCGAAAACATAAACAAGGAAAAGTGGTTATTCAAACCTCGCAACCCGATCACCCACTTATTGAGTTGATTCGCGAGCAAAACTACCAGGCAACCTTAAAAGAGCAATTTGAAGAACGCCAGCTTTTTAAATACCCGCCCTTTTACCGGTTGGTAAAAATTGTGATAAAACACAAAAATGTTCAAACCGTTGACCGCGCTGCCAACCAACTGGCACAACAGCTGCGAAAACACAAACAATTATTGGTTATGGGGCCTGAATATCCATTAATCAGTCGCATTCAATTGTGGCACCACAAAGAGATTTGGATAAAGATTGATCGAAAACTTAACCTTGATTTGGTAAAAAAAGAAATTACTGCCGCAGTTAAAGCCGTTAAACATCTCTCGGCCAACAGCAGTTGCGTTTTCAACATCGATGTTGACCCTGCATAA